The stretch of DNA CCTATCTTCTACTTATACATTTCATTTTCCAATATAATCACTTTCTCAGAAAAATTGGTCTTACCAATTTCTTTTGTATTTTCTACTAACCGATAAATATTATCGCAGCACTGTTTGGCACCTATCACTAATAATGGAACGCCAATAAAATCAATATGTAAACCTCTAGAAAAAAAGCCTCCCATTGACATAGCAAAGGGCACGGTTGGTGAAGTGTTGGAAAATACAATTTTTTCATCAAATTTAAATTTCTCTTGTAATAATAAACTCATAGCTTTCATTGCTGGAACAACATATTTATTTCTTTTCCGTCCAATCGAATAAACGGAGTGGCCTTCCTCATCAATTCCGTGGAAAATGAGCTTTCCAAAATCCTCCTTTGTTAATTTGTTGAAATATTTCACATTTAAAATTTCTTCCGTTGTTAGTTTCCGTTCAGATTGAGGTAACTGCTTTAAGTGATAGGCCGTAGCCAATGAAGTCGTATGTGTCCCGCCATAATCATTATAAATATAAATCATCATATCATCCCTTAATTTATATTACATAATAGTATGTTTATTATTTTCATTCTCAATGCAGGACGGACGACAAAAACAAAAAAAAGAGAAGCTAATCAATCGATTAACTCCTCTTTTGACATTTCTTTACTTTTGTAAATCTTTTGGAGAAAATGCCCCTGGAAGTAGGTCTCTTACTTGAATTTTTTGGACATCGCCTCTTAAATTTGTAAGAACAACTTCCATTTCAGGGTCACATAACTCAGAAATCACCTGACGGCAAGCCCCACAAGGAGAAACAGGTCCCTCTGTATCAGCTACAACTACTAGTGAATCAAATTGGGTAACACCCTCTGAGTAAGCTTTAAACAAAGCTGTTCGTTCAGCACAGTTCGTCATGCTGTAAGCTGCATTCTCAATGTTACAACCGTGAAAAACCTGACCATCTTTTGTTAATAAGGCTGCACCCACTTTGAAATTTGAATATGGCACATAGGCAAACTCTCTTGCTTTATTCGCTTCTTGAATAAGTTCTAACTTTACCATCCTATTCACTCTCCGCCAGGGAATTTTAATGTTGAATTAACTTTGTAATCCAGTCTAAAACGATACCACCAAAAATACACACCGAATACCCCAACTACAGCTGAAAACACAGGAGGTGCAGGTAAAGGTAATTTTAAAAACTTAAATAGCATACCAACAATTAAACCAGCAATTAATGCCATAATAACATCTTTCATCTCGGTACCCTCACATTATATATTAATAATTACTATAAGAAAGCTCACCTTTACTAATTGACACACCAGAACTTGCTCCAATTCGAGTAGCTCCTGCTTCCACCATTGCTAACGCATCTTCACGACTGCGGACACCACCAGATGCCTTTACACCGATTTCTGGACCTACTGTTTCTCTCATAAGACGGATATCTTCCACGGTTGCTCCACCTGTTGAAAACCCTGTAGATGTTTTCACAAAATCTGCTCCTGCTTTAACAGATAGCTCACATGCTCGTACCTTTTCTTCTTTTGTTAACAAACAGGTTTCAATGATGACCTTTACGATAGCTTTCCCTTTTGCTGCTTCAACAACCGCACGAATATCTCTCTCAACCAACTCATCTTGCTGATCTTTAAGCGCAGCAATGTTGATGACCATATCAATTTCATTTGCTCCATTTTCAATAGCATTCTTTGTTTCAAATGCTTTTGTTTCTGGAGTAGATGCTCCCAGTGGGAAACCAATCACAGTACATACTTTTACTTCTGGAGTGCCTGCAAGCATTTCTGCTGCTGTACGAACCCAAGTAGGGTTTACACACACGGATGCAAATAAATATTCTTTTGCTTCTTCTACTAATTTAACAATCTCTTCTTTTGTTGCTTCAGCTTTTAATAATGTATGATCAATCATTCTTACGACATTTTGTGTCATTTTAAAATCCCCCATGTCTTTTTTAATGAAATTTATATAAAAGATTAATAGTTTTTTTATCACAATGTAACTATAACAAGCGCGTGAACATTTGTAAATACTTTTATGAACAAATGTAAAGAAATGTTCAATTTCTCGACCGACAACAAAAAAAACTGCCTAATTATCTTTAATGGCAGTTTTTTTATGTTTACTTATCGAGTAGGAATTTAGCTGTAAATTGATCCGTAATGAGAACATTTGCATATTTTCCTTTTAATGCCCCGTATATTCCATCTATTTTATTTGGTCCCCCAGCAACAAGAATGGAATACTCCTTCTTCCGTAGCTCATCAAGATTAACTCCAAGCGTTCTTTCATTTAAGCTTTCATTACAGATTTCCCCATTCTTATCAAAGAAACGAGAACAAATATCTCCGACCGCCTTCCCATACAGTGATTCCAAGTCGCTCTCAGTAAAATAGCCCAATTGGAATAGTAATGAATCTGTTTTTATGGGCCCCAATGTAAATAAGGCAATATTCGCTTGCTTTCCTAATTCAAGAATCTTTCGAATATGGCGGTCAGCTTCCATTGCTTGTTTGACAACTACATGGTCTACAATAGCTGGTAATGGAAGATTGTGGGGGGCTGTATTATAGGCCTTCCCGAATAGATATAAGATTTCAGAAGCATACGTATTTGTTTCAGCGTAACTTACTCCACCTTTTAATTGAACGACCTTTACATTTTTTACAAACTTCTGTTTCAATTCTGTGGCAACATGATAAATGGTTGTACCCCAGGTGACCCCGATTATGTCATCATCCTTGACTATTACATCAAGATACGCCGCTGCTTTTTCGCCCAGATAATTTTTAATAATATGATCATCATACTGAGGAATGGAAGCTACCACAGCTTTCTTTAAATTAAATCGTTTTTCTAATTGCTTGCCTAAATTTTCAACATCCTCAGTAGGGTCCATTATATTAATTTGAACAATTCCATCACTTTTCGCTTGTTGTAGTAATCTAGAAACAGTTGGACGGGACACGCCCAACATTTTTGCAATTTCATTCTGATTATAATCCAATAAATAATATAATTTAGCTGCTTCAATGACCTTACTTATCTTTTCTTTATCCACCTGCATCACCTAAATAGTTATATATTTTCTTTATTGTATCAAAAAATAGGAGTGAGTTCACCATTACTTTACATTTGTAAAATTCCATTTGAACATTATATCGTAAAATGATAACGACTAAAGTTGGAAATAGTATGATAAAAGGAGGTTATCCCATGGAAAAATTAGGAGGACTTCTATATGCCTATAGAAAATCGGTCCTATTAGGATGGATCATAGCCATTGTCTTTTTTGGCATTTTCGTCTCAAAATTGCCCTCTGTTTTAAGCGGAAATGGATTTGAATATAAAGGTGAATATAGTCAAACAAGAAAACTGCTTGAAAGAGATTTCGGCCATGCTAAATCCTCTATCATCCTTGTTTTTGAAAAGGATCCAACTGTCAGTAAAGAAGTCTTTCAAGAATTCATCCAAGACACTTATAAAAATTTAAATGACTTTAAAGCTGCCACGCAGAAGACGTCTCCCTTAGAAAGAGATGGGATGATAAAAGAAAATGTAGCTTATGGTCTTCTGTCATTTAACCAAAAAGCAGAAAGTCTTGGAAATGAGATTCATCAACTAAAAGGTATCCTCCCCACTAAAAAGGGCTTAAAGGTCACAATGACCGGTGAACCCATTATTGTTCAGGATCTGAATGTGGCGAGTCAAGAAGATTTGGCAAAAGCTGAAATGATTGGACTTCCTATTGCCTTAATCGTGCTAATACTTGCTTTTGGTGGTCTCGTTGCAGCTTCATTACCGATTATCATCGGGATCGTCTCCATCTTAACCACTATGGGAACGGTCTATTTCTTTAGTTACAATGCAGATTTATCCATTTTTATATTAAATATCGTTCCCATGATTGGACTTGCCTTGAGTATCGATTTCGCTTTATTGTTTATCAACCGATACAAGGAAGAAGTAGAAACTAAATCCGTTCAAGAGGCTATTAAGATTACATTTGTTACTGCTGGACGGTCGATTATCTTTTCGGGATTGTGTGTGTTCATTGGATTGTCAGGCCTTTGGTTTATAAAAATTGATATTTTTCAAAATGTTGCCCTTGGCGGCATGACGGTTGTATTTATTTCTGCTTTTTGCGCGTTAACGTTCCTTCCTGCCCTACTGGCCTTAATAGGAAAGAATATAAATAAACTAAGCGTGCTACGGGTATCTAACCACAAAAGAAGTATTTGGCATAGCTTTGCAAAATTTGTCATGAGACGCCCTTTTCTTATGACGGGTTCAGCACTTGTTATTCTTTTAATTGGATTGATTCCAGTGAAACAAATGATATTGGCCATTCCTGGGACAGAATCCCTTCCTCCAAAATACCCTTCAAGGGTAGCTTTAGAAACCTTTAAAGACCAATTCATTGCAGAAGAAAAGCGGGATGAGAAAAAAGTGACGCTAGTGCTTGAATCTAAAGGAAACATTCTTGAAACTCACAATTTAGAAAAGGTGAGCCAAGTGATACAAAAATTTGAAAAGGATCCTCTTGTCAATACAGTAGATTCACCTTTTTCAGTCACTGGTGTTTCGGATAATGTTCAACTTCAGCAGTTTCTTGCCCATGGGGATGAAAGGAAAGTAGCCCCAATCTTAGACTATTTTATAAGAGATAATAAAATGCTGTTAGAAGTGTACTTAAAAACAGGTGAGCATTCATCAAAAGCTCGGCAATGGGTACGTAAATGGTCAAACAAGGATTTAGGAATGCAGGCCTCATTTGGTGGTCCGATTAAATTCGAGGAGGAAATATTCTCTGAAATCTTTCAAAAAGCTCCCTATGGATTACTATTAATTGTCGTATCAACTTTCTTTATTCTAATGGCCGCGTTCCGTTCGCTCCTTATCCCAATCAAAGCAATACTAATGAATATTTTAAGTCTTGGTTGTACGTTTGGGATTCTTGTGTGGATTTTCCAGCAAGGGCATTTGGGAGTAGAACCCGTGGAAATTGCCTTAATTTTACCGGTATTTGTTTTCACTCTTGTTTTCGGTCTTTCCATGGATTATGAAGTTTTTTTAATCTCAAGGATTCAGGAGTTTTATTTAAAGACAGGTGACAATAATGAGGCAACCATTTTAGGGTTGACTTACACAAGTAAGATTATTACTTCTGCAGCAGCCATCATGATTGTTGTAACTGGAGCGTTTGCCTTTACTGGAGTTATGCCTGTGAAGCAATTGGGAGTAGGAATTGCTATCGCCATTTTTATTGATGCTACGATTGTAAGGATGGTGTTAGTTCCTGCCTTAATGAAGTTATTAGGGGATTGGAATTGGTGGTTTTTTGGGTTAAATAAGAATAAACAGTTGAAGCAAAGGAAAAAGCCAGCCTAGTGATGTAGGCTGGCCATTTTTATATATTTTTAGCGTAATTTTCGTTAGGATATTTGCTTAATACCACATACAAGCTTACTGGCTCATTGCCGTTATTTTTAAAAGACATTTCTTCATCACTATTTACATGGATTAAGTCTGCTTCGGACACTTCAGTTTCTTCCCCATCAATGACAATCGTCCCCGTTCCTGTTACGACAAAGATGTATACTTCGGTACCTGGATGCTTATGAATAGGGAGCTGTTGACCTGGCAGGAAGTTTAGAACGAAAGCTGTGGTTTCACCTTTTTTATACATAACTCTTTTGGTAAATCGCTCTTCACTATATTCCATATATGACTTAACTGAATTCTTTTCCATCAATAATTCCTCCTTAGCATCTTTCTACACTTATTTTAATTGAAAATCATTTTCAATTAAGTGAGCCACATCACATAATCTTGTATAACACAAAAACTTTATTTTTATAACAAAAAATCAGCCGTTTGGAACGACTGATTTTCATTTTAAGAAATTTTGACCTCCACAAGGGATGCGCCCTTTTTCAATGCCTGCTCATTAATTTCTATTAGATGATGTTTTTCTGTTGATAGGACTTTCTTTAAAGATTCAATAATTGCTTCCTCCGAAACAATTTTGGTCCGCTCTAGAAAAGCTCCTAACAAAATCATATTAGCCACCCGAGAATTTCCTAAATCATTAGCGAGGTCTGTTGCATTGATTTCAATCGTTTGAATCTCCTTACGCTCCGAAGTCCTGACTACCAATGAAGAATTTAGAATTAAAAGCCCTCCCGAACGAACTCGCGGCTCAAACTTATCGAAGGAAGGATTATTCAAAACGATCGCTGTAGTTGGTTTAGTAACAAGTGGGGATCCTACTGGTTCATCACTGACAACGACCGCACAATTCGCTGTCCCACCCCTTTGCTCAGGTCCATAGGAGGGAAGCCATGAAACACCTTTCCCTTCAAGCATTCCAGCGTAAGCAATGAGCTGCCCCATTGACATGACACCCTGACCACCAAAGCCAGCAATAATAATTTCTTCTAACATCACTTAATTCCCTCCCTCTTTATTTTTAAATACTCCGAGAGGATAAGCAGGAATCATATTGTCTTTTACCCAATCAAGAGATTCATGAGGGGCAAGTCCCCAGTTAGTTGGGCATGTTGATAACACTTCAATCATTGAAAAGCCTAACCCTTTCTTTTGTGTTTCAAATGCCTTTCGAATCGCCTTTTTAGCTTTCAATATATGTGGAACGTCATGTGAAGAAACTCGCTCAATATAAGCAGCTCCATCAAGAGTTGCAATCATTTCTGATACTCGAATGGGCAAACCCTGCACACTTTCTGTTCTTCCATACGGTGTGGTCGCTGTTTTTTGTCCAATTAAGGTTGTTGGGGCCATTTGCCCACCAGTCATACCGTAAATTGCATTATTGACAAAAATGACAGTTATTTTCTCACCCCTTGCTGCAGCATGAATGACTTCACTTATACCAATGGAGGCCAGATCTCCGTCGCCCTGATAGGTAAACACAAATCGATCAGAGAGTACACGCTTTATTCCCGTTGCTACCGCAGGTGCACGGCCATGTGCAGACTGTGTCATATCACAATTAAAATATTCATACGATAACACTGAACAACCCACAGATGCGACACCAATCGTATCTTCAAGAATATCCATTTCTTCTAGTACCTCACCCACAAGGCGATGAATAACACCATGTGTACATCCAGGGCAATAATGAGTAGGTTTATCAGTCAGCCCGTTCGTTTTCCTAAAAACCGTTTTCATTGTCATACGTTCACACCCCCGGCAACCGTCATAATCTTTTCGTAAATTTCTTCTTGTGTCGGTACTACCCCTCCGGTCCTGCCAAAGAAGTCAACAGGTGCATGACCATTTACTGCTAGACGAACATCCTCAATCATTTGACCTGCGCTCATTTCTACTGAAATAAAAGCTTTCACCTGGTCTCTTGTTTCGATAAATGGCTTTTCTGGGAATGGCCAAAGGGAAATGGGTCTAATTAAGCCAACTTTAACTCCTTTTTGTCTTGCTTGATTAATGCTATTCATCGCAATCCTCGCAACAGTTCCATAGGCAACCATGATATAGTCAGCATCGTCAACTTGATAAGTTTCAAATCTGACTTCATTTTCTTTGATTGTGGCAAACTTCTTCTGAAGCTTCCAATTACGTTGTTCAAGACTTTCTGCATCTAGTTCAAGAGAAGTGATAATCTTTGGCCCTCCGTCTCCACGTGTACCGGTGGTAGCCCACTCTTTTTCGTCTATAAGCGCTTTTTCACGTTCTCTAAATTCCACTGGCTCCATCATTTGCCCCAGCATGCCATCACCCATTAAAATAACCGGGGTTCGGTAACGGTCAGCAATATCAAAGGCATCCTGAGTTAGTTCAACAATTTCCTGCAGGCTTGCTGGTGCCAATACAGGGATATTATAATCGCCATGTCCCCCACCTTTGGTCACTTGAAAATAATCTGATTGGGCAGGCTGGATATTCCCTAAACCAGGACCCCCGCGAACGATATTACAAATCACCGCAGGAAGCTCAGAACCGACTAAATAGGATATTCCTTCTTGTTTTAAACTGAAGCCTGGGCTGGAAGAGGAAGTCATCACCCTTACACCGGTCCCTGCTGCCCCATACACCATATTGATGGCCGCGATTTCACTCTCTGCTTGAAGAAACACTCCGCCTACCTCGGGTAGTCTTCTTGCCATATAGGCAACAAGTTCACTTTGTGGTGTAATGGGATAGCCAAAAAAGTATTTACAACCAGCATGGACGGCTGCTTCCGCTATGACTTCATTCCCCTTCATTAACACTTTCCCCATGAAAAAAACTCCTTTCGAATCACACTGTTTGCAAGATTTTTACTGGTCTATACACGGCTATGACAGAATCAGGACAGATTTGTGCACACTTCGCACAGCTAATACAATGCTCCTGGTCAACAACTGCTGCTGGCCGATATCCTTTTCCATTTAAATAGTCTGAAAGAAAAATAACGTTAGTGGGACAAACCTGCACACATAAACTACAGGACTTACACATTTCTTCATTAAAAACTACCCTT from Bacillus sp. SLBN-46 encodes:
- the deoC gene encoding deoxyribose-phosphate aldolase yields the protein MTQNVVRMIDHTLLKAEATKEEIVKLVEEAKEYLFASVCVNPTWVRTAAEMLAGTPEVKVCTVIGFPLGASTPETKAFETKNAIENGANEIDMVINIAALKDQQDELVERDIRAVVEAAKGKAIVKVIIETCLLTKEEKVRACELSVKAGADFVKTSTGFSTGGATVEDIRLMRETVGPEIGVKASGGVRSREDALAMVEAGATRIGASSGVSISKGELSYSNY
- a CDS encoding cupin domain-containing protein, producing the protein MEKNSVKSYMEYSEERFTKRVMYKKGETTAFVLNFLPGQQLPIHKHPGTEVYIFVVTGTGTIVIDGEETEVSEADLIHVNSDEEMSFKNNGNEPVSLYVVLSKYPNENYAKNI
- a CDS encoding thiamine pyrophosphate-dependent enzyme, producing the protein MTMKTVFRKTNGLTDKPTHYCPGCTHGVIHRLVGEVLEEMDILEDTIGVASVGCSVLSYEYFNCDMTQSAHGRAPAVATGIKRVLSDRFVFTYQGDGDLASIGISEVIHAAARGEKITVIFVNNAIYGMTGGQMAPTTLIGQKTATTPYGRTESVQGLPIRVSEMIATLDGAAYIERVSSHDVPHILKAKKAIRKAFETQKKGLGFSMIEVLSTCPTNWGLAPHESLDWVKDNMIPAYPLGVFKNKEGGN
- a CDS encoding 4Fe-4S dicluster domain-containing protein, with protein sequence MEKRVVFNEEMCKSCSLCVQVCPTNVIFLSDYLNGKGYRPAAVVDQEHCISCAKCAQICPDSVIAVYRPVKILQTV
- a CDS encoding DUF1427 family protein, whose protein sequence is MKDVIMALIAGLIVGMLFKFLKLPLPAPPVFSAVVGVFGVYFWWYRFRLDYKVNSTLKFPGGE
- a CDS encoding DUF3189 family protein, with product MIYIYNDYGGTHTTSLATAYHLKQLPQSERKLTTEEILNVKYFNKLTKEDFGKLIFHGIDEEGHSVYSIGRKRNKYVVPAMKAMSLLLQEKFKFDEKIVFSNTSPTVPFAMSMGGFFSRGLHIDFIGVPLLVIGAKQCCDNIYRLVENTKEIGKTNFSEKVIILENEMYK
- a CDS encoding 3-methyl-2-oxobutanoate dehydrogenase subunit VorB, with protein sequence MGKVLMKGNEVIAEAAVHAGCKYFFGYPITPQSELVAYMARRLPEVGGVFLQAESEIAAINMVYGAAGTGVRVMTSSSSPGFSLKQEGISYLVGSELPAVICNIVRGGPGLGNIQPAQSDYFQVTKGGGHGDYNIPVLAPASLQEIVELTQDAFDIADRYRTPVILMGDGMLGQMMEPVEFREREKALIDEKEWATTGTRGDGGPKIITSLELDAESLEQRNWKLQKKFATIKENEVRFETYQVDDADYIMVAYGTVARIAMNSINQARQKGVKVGLIRPISLWPFPEKPFIETRDQVKAFISVEMSAGQMIEDVRLAVNGHAPVDFFGRTGGVVPTQEEIYEKIMTVAGGVNV
- a CDS encoding cytidine deaminase, whose translation is MVKLELIQEANKAREFAYVPYSNFKVGAALLTKDGQVFHGCNIENAAYSMTNCAERTALFKAYSEGVTQFDSLVVVADTEGPVSPCGACRQVISELCDPEMEVVLTNLRGDVQKIQVRDLLPGAFSPKDLQK
- a CDS encoding MMPL family transporter, whose product is MEKLGGLLYAYRKSVLLGWIIAIVFFGIFVSKLPSVLSGNGFEYKGEYSQTRKLLERDFGHAKSSIILVFEKDPTVSKEVFQEFIQDTYKNLNDFKAATQKTSPLERDGMIKENVAYGLLSFNQKAESLGNEIHQLKGILPTKKGLKVTMTGEPIIVQDLNVASQEDLAKAEMIGLPIALIVLILAFGGLVAASLPIIIGIVSILTTMGTVYFFSYNADLSIFILNIVPMIGLALSIDFALLFINRYKEEVETKSVQEAIKITFVTAGRSIIFSGLCVFIGLSGLWFIKIDIFQNVALGGMTVVFISAFCALTFLPALLALIGKNINKLSVLRVSNHKRSIWHSFAKFVMRRPFLMTGSALVILLIGLIPVKQMILAIPGTESLPPKYPSRVALETFKDQFIAEEKRDEKKVTLVLESKGNILETHNLEKVSQVIQKFEKDPLVNTVDSPFSVTGVSDNVQLQQFLAHGDERKVAPILDYFIRDNKMLLEVYLKTGEHSSKARQWVRKWSNKDLGMQASFGGPIKFEEEIFSEIFQKAPYGLLLIVVSTFFILMAAFRSLLIPIKAILMNILSLGCTFGILVWIFQQGHLGVEPVEIALILPVFVFTLVFGLSMDYEVFLISRIQEFYLKTGDNNEATILGLTYTSKIITSAAAIMIVVTGAFAFTGVMPVKQLGVGIAIAIFIDATIVRMVLVPALMKLLGDWNWWFFGLNKNKQLKQRKKPA
- a CDS encoding 2-oxoacid:acceptor oxidoreductase family protein, which codes for MLEEIIIAGFGGQGVMSMGQLIAYAGMLEGKGVSWLPSYGPEQRGGTANCAVVVSDEPVGSPLVTKPTTAIVLNNPSFDKFEPRVRSGGLLILNSSLVVRTSERKEIQTIEINATDLANDLGNSRVANMILLGAFLERTKIVSEEAIIESLKKVLSTEKHHLIEINEQALKKGASLVEVKIS
- a CDS encoding sugar-binding transcriptional regulator → MQVDKEKISKVIEAAKLYYLLDYNQNEIAKMLGVSRPTVSRLLQQAKSDGIVQINIMDPTEDVENLGKQLEKRFNLKKAVVASIPQYDDHIIKNYLGEKAAAYLDVIVKDDDIIGVTWGTTIYHVATELKQKFVKNVKVVQLKGGVSYAETNTYASEILYLFGKAYNTAPHNLPLPAIVDHVVVKQAMEADRHIRKILELGKQANIALFTLGPIKTDSLLFQLGYFTESDLESLYGKAVGDICSRFFDKNGEICNESLNERTLGVNLDELRKKEYSILVAGGPNKIDGIYGALKGKYANVLITDQFTAKFLLDK